A single genomic interval of Rhipicephalus sanguineus isolate Rsan-2018 unplaced genomic scaffold, BIME_Rsan_1.4 Seq790, whole genome shotgun sequence harbors:
- the LOC119378347 gene encoding uncharacterized protein LOC119378347, translating into MNTDIRPRKESGCALIAAVFVLLLVPIVEVHPICKYVQRQAAININSLYDDPCGNMTVPFRSFTTKLIIPNEYSIPGVVDSLDYTDERNHSEKTTAGIYPI; encoded by the exons ATGAACACAGACATCCGGCCAAGGAAAGAATCGGGCTGCGCATTGATTGCT GCCGTTTTCGTGTTACTTCTGGTACCCATCGTCGAAG TCCACCCCATCTGCAAATACGTTCAAAGGCAAGCAGCCATCAACATAAACAGTTTGTATGACGATCCATGCGGGAATATGACGGTACCTTTCCGATCTTTTACAACGAAGCTTATAATTCCAAACGA ATACAGCATTCCCGGGGTAGTGGATTCGCTGGATTACACTGACGAGCGGAACCACAGTGAAAAGACAACAGCAGGAATCT ACCCCATTTAA